TTACTCCCCCCCAGGTTCTTTTACCAATCAGTTTTCCCAAGCCCAAAAGTTTGAAACTGTGGGAGAAAATATCGCCATCGCTACCGGCATGTTCATCCGTAATACAAACCATAGGACCCATGGGAGCATTATCCATATAAGGATTGGCACCCCACCAACGGGTTTTATCATAGCCGATTCTTTTGCGTGCCAGTTTTTGCAGCAATAATCCGGAAACGCTGCCTCCTCCATTGCTACGGACATCAATAACCAGTCCTTCGTGATCCACTTCTGCCAGGAAATAGCGATGGAATTCTATCAAACCATCTTTTTGCATATCCGGAAGATGCAGATAGCCAAGTTTGCCTTTAGAGGCATTATGGACATATTCACGATTACTTTCTACCCAATCCCGATAACGAGCTTGAGTTTCATCTTTCATCGTAGGCAGGGTTACCACTTTTTCTTCTTTACCATCGGGGCTGGTAACACTTAGCTGCACTTGTTGTCCCGCTAAATTTAAAGTTAATCTTTCCGGAGGGGTAGTTTTATTTACGGGAATTCCATTTACGGCTTTAATTATCCAACCCTCGGAAACATTAATACCCGGGTTCATAAAAGGCGAACGGTTTTCGCTTAGCCAATGGTCTCCTTTTAAAATACGGATTATTTCATAGCCCTTTTTGCGAGCATTATAGCGATAATCAATGCCCAATTTACCAATTCTATAATTTGGGCTTGGACGATAGTCCCCACCAAATTCGTAACAGTGGCTGGTGCCCAATTCGCCTTGCACTTCCCACATCAAATCGGAAAAATCACTTCTGCAGGCACAGCGCTCAACTAAGGGATAATAGAGGTCAAAAACCTTTTGCCAGTTAATTCCTGCCATATCTTCCACCCAATATTGTTGTGTCTGTAAACGCCAGGCCTCTTTAAACATCTGTTGCCATTCTGCAATAGGCACAATTTCCACAGAAAAACGGTTCAAATCAATATATCCGCTCTTTTTTCCGGGTGTTGTGTCTGCTGGTAAGTCAGCTTTGGGCTCAAGTTTAGTAGAAATAATCCGGAGTTTATCCTTTTGGCGAATTAAAATAGCAGAGCCATCCTGGCAGATATGATAACCTGTAATATCTTTGGCATAA
This DNA window, taken from Candidatus Cloacimonas sp., encodes the following:
- a CDS encoding PDZ domain-containing protein, whose product is HIIIWDSKENQLHIVSKPVLNDTAPVFDPEGKYLYFVSVRNLNPLPDGIQFDFIYPNSYKPYLIPLKKELRSPFIQEPKPFEAKPEIPKKDEKKEEKEPKDEIKPVEIDFDGICDRVIEFPVSSGIYGGLSAIKDRLFYVNMPLENRADDENKFDLMCYDLNKLESWTYAKDITGYHICQDGSAILIRQKDKLRIISTKLEPKADLPADTTPGKKSGYIDLNRFSVEIVPIAEWQQMFKEAWRLQTQQYWVEDMAGINWQKVFDLYYPLVERCACRSDFSDLMWEVQGELGTSHCYEFGGDYRPSPNYRIGKLGIDYRYNARKKGYEIIRILKGDHWLSENRSPFMNPGINVSEGWIIKAVNGIPVNKTTPPERLTLNLAGQQVQLSVTSPDGKEEKVVTLPTMKDETQARYRDWVESNREYVHNASKGKLGYLHLPDMQKDGLIEFHRYFLAEVDHEGLVIDVRSNGGGSVSGLLLQKLARKRIGYDKTRWWGANPYMDNAPMGPMVCITDEHAGSDGDIFSHSFKLLGLGKLIGKRTWGGVIGIWPRHWLVDGTITTQPEFSFWFKDVGWGVENYGTDPDIEVDIMPQDYVQGKDPQLDVAIKTCLAEIKKNPPLKP